In Flavobacterium sp. N1736, the following are encoded in one genomic region:
- a CDS encoding MutS-related protein → MNSYQNKITHYSELFSKINKRYNSISLLRLLSVFLCLFLMFYYIRTNEMLYVVFAFLSFVGFIFLMRIHSRLSFQKQITTALLQINENEISFLKREKLPFENGIEFNDFHHPYAYDLDIFGEHSLFQNLNRTATFVGKKTLANQLLKQFSNETILENQQAIHELKTKIDWRQDFLALAMVSNDSKKSYDSIIYWNSFKNNSLPKVLIALSIILPALFFGFLAAYFITSKTILLSYLTYIFIANMIVLGRSLKRIQSEIAKADNVDKIIRQYSLLVEKIETENFQSKKLIDLQQKLIFKNATASKHLKDLSELFSRMDTISNFVTAILFNGTFLFNLHVLKALLKWKQNYSEELEKWIDIIGEFEALNSLANLAYNNPDFVFPEINSQYKISFKDLSHPLLNPETRVGNDTHFYPESFMILTGSNMSGKSTFLRSLGVNMVLGGIGSVVCASKANIHPLPVLVSMRLSDSLADSESYFFAEIKRLKQIMDALEEKPAFVLLDEILRGTNSDDKRNGTIEVVKKIIAKKAIGAIATHDIEVCLTTNEYPDILTNQCFEVEIKNNELHFDYKLRNGICKNKSATFLMQKMGVI, encoded by the coding sequence ATGAATTCATATCAAAATAAAATTACCCATTATTCTGAACTTTTTAGTAAAATCAATAAAAGGTACAATAGTATAAGTTTACTGCGGCTTTTAAGTGTTTTTCTTTGTTTATTTTTGATGTTTTATTACATCAGAACAAATGAAATGCTGTACGTAGTTTTTGCTTTTCTATCTTTTGTTGGTTTTATTTTTTTGATGAGAATTCATTCCCGTTTATCATTTCAAAAACAAATTACAACAGCACTTTTACAAATCAATGAAAATGAAATTTCATTTTTAAAAAGAGAAAAGCTTCCTTTTGAAAACGGAATCGAATTTAATGATTTTCATCATCCGTATGCGTACGATTTAGATATTTTTGGCGAACACTCCCTGTTTCAGAATTTAAACAGAACAGCGACTTTCGTCGGAAAAAAAACACTCGCAAATCAATTATTGAAACAGTTTTCTAATGAAACCATTTTAGAAAATCAGCAAGCTATTCATGAACTTAAAACAAAAATAGACTGGCGACAGGATTTTTTGGCTTTAGCAATGGTTAGTAATGATTCTAAAAAATCGTATGATTCTATAATCTATTGGAATTCATTTAAAAATAATTCCTTACCTAAAGTTTTAATTGCACTTTCAATTATTCTTCCTGCTTTGTTTTTTGGGTTTTTAGCAGCCTACTTTATTACTTCAAAAACAATTTTATTATCGTATCTCACGTATATTTTTATTGCAAATATGATTGTTTTGGGAAGATCATTAAAACGAATTCAATCGGAAATTGCCAAAGCAGATAACGTTGATAAAATCATCAGACAATACAGTTTATTAGTCGAGAAAATAGAAACAGAAAATTTTCAATCCAAAAAATTAATCGATCTGCAGCAAAAGCTTATTTTTAAAAATGCAACGGCAAGCAAACATTTAAAAGATCTGTCTGAACTGTTTTCGAGAATGGATACTATTAGCAATTTTGTTACGGCAATTTTGTTCAACGGAACTTTTCTATTTAATCTGCATGTTTTAAAAGCACTTTTAAAATGGAAACAAAACTATTCTGAAGAACTTGAAAAATGGATCGATATTATTGGTGAATTTGAAGCCCTGAACAGTTTAGCAAATCTGGCTTATAATAATCCTGATTTTGTTTTTCCGGAAATCAATTCCCAGTATAAAATTAGCTTTAAAGATTTGAGTCACCCATTATTAAATCCCGAAACCAGAGTAGGGAATGATACGCATTTTTATCCTGAATCTTTCATGATTTTAACAGGCTCCAATATGTCCGGAAAAAGTACTTTTTTAAGAAGCTTGGGAGTAAATATGGTTTTAGGCGGAATTGGTTCAGTGGTTTGTGCTTCAAAAGCTAACATTCACCCACTTCCAGTTTTAGTTTCAATGCGATTATCTGATTCTTTAGCAGATAGCGAATCGTATTTCTTTGCCGAAATTAAGCGTTTAAAGCAAATTATGGACGCTCTTGAAGAAAAACCGGCTTTTGTTTTACTAGACGAAATTTTAAGAGGAACAAATTCTGACGACAAACGAAACGGAACAATTGAAGTAGTAAAAAAGATAATTGCAAAAAAAGCAATTGGCGCAATCGCAACACACGATATCGAGGTTTGCTTAACAACAAATGAATATCCTGATATTTTAACCAATCAATGTTTTGAAGTCGAAATTAAAAACAACGAACTCCATTTTGATTACAAACTCCGTAACGGAATTTGTAAAAACAAAAGCGCCACTTTTTTAATGCAGAAAATGGGAGTTATTTAA
- a CDS encoding thioredoxin family protein has translation MKNFKINSCIILFIVSVFSVFTVTAQEKPSGKMEIIFSTKDFTHVPAIAKAQHKKVFVDAYAKWCAPCKELQKTTFKDPKAAAYFNKNFINISIDVEKGEGVKLAKTWKIEGLPTLLILDENGSIMANHIGYVDGTGLLEFAKEAYGK, from the coding sequence ATGAAAAATTTCAAAATCAATTCCTGTATTATTTTATTTATAGTTTCCGTTTTTTCTGTATTTACGGTTACTGCACAGGAAAAACCTTCAGGAAAAATGGAAATAATCTTCAGCACTAAAGACTTTACACATGTGCCGGCAATTGCAAAAGCCCAACATAAAAAAGTATTTGTAGATGCTTACGCAAAATGGTGTGCGCCTTGCAAAGAACTTCAAAAAACAACATTTAAAGACCCAAAAGCCGCCGCGTATTTCAATAAAAACTTCATAAACATCAGTATAGATGTCGAAAAAGGCGAGGGGGTTAAACTGGCTAAAACATGGAAAATTGAAGGTTTGCCAACACTTCTTATTCTTGATGAAAATGGCAGCATTATGGCGAATCACATCGGATATGTAGATGGCACCGGATTACTTGAATTTGCAAAAGAAGCATACGGCAAATAA
- a CDS encoding protein-disulfide reductase DsbD family protein codes for MSILKRIVPFTILFTWLSIFHCFGQIQENPVQWKINIEKGNSDTLLVNIKATIKKGWHINSQFNAIQDGPLPTVFDFEKSDQYTVAGKVLEQKPLSRAAKEYNNQNLYYFENEAIFIQKITPKTTDSITIKAAITYMSCSSTMCLPPDTKEITLKYKPQHVSASKQYTLPAKESNLALVFLGGLLGGFLALLTPCVFSMIPLTVSYFTKNGGVKKAVIYAASIVIIYVTLGLTITLTLGPDALNALASNGIVNFIFFLIFVVFAISFLGAFEITLPNSWVDKSDSMADKGGLIGIFFMAFTLALVSFSCTGPIIGSLLVEAAIGGSITGPVIGMFGFALALSIPFMLFAAFPSMLKKLPKSGSWIGKVKVILGFLELALALKFLSTFDLVYKLGILKREIFIAVWIVIFSMFGLYMLGKLKFEEEEENTSKVSISGFISSILIFSFVVYLIPGLWGSPLKLVSGFLPPSFYKEWNQNTANTATNMTSTATEKNTQTCPQNLNCFHDYEAGLAYAKKVHKPILLDFTGWSCVNCRKMEDNVWSEPSVWDKLNNNYVLISLYVDDTSLLPENEQIISKTTGKKIKTVGNKWSDFQTAKFQTNSQPYYVLMDNDGNTLSKPVAYEPDAKTYAGFLQKGIENFK; via the coding sequence ATGTCTATATTAAAAAGAATAGTTCCTTTTACAATACTGTTCACCTGGCTATCGATATTTCATTGTTTTGGTCAGATACAGGAAAATCCCGTACAATGGAAAATCAATATTGAAAAGGGAAACAGCGATACGTTATTAGTCAATATAAAAGCAACGATAAAAAAAGGCTGGCACATAAACAGTCAATTCAACGCCATTCAGGACGGACCTTTACCAACGGTTTTTGACTTTGAAAAATCAGATCAATATACTGTGGCAGGAAAAGTACTGGAGCAAAAACCACTTAGTCGTGCAGCAAAAGAATATAACAATCAGAACCTGTATTATTTTGAGAATGAAGCCATTTTTATACAGAAAATAACACCGAAAACAACTGACAGTATTACAATTAAAGCAGCGATAACCTATATGTCGTGCAGCAGCACAATGTGCCTGCCGCCAGATACTAAAGAAATAACTTTAAAATACAAACCACAACATGTTTCTGCAAGTAAACAATATACATTACCTGCAAAAGAAAGTAATTTAGCACTGGTTTTTTTAGGAGGATTATTGGGTGGGTTTTTAGCACTGCTTACGCCATGTGTATTTTCTATGATACCGCTTACCGTTAGTTATTTTACCAAAAACGGCGGCGTAAAAAAAGCAGTAATTTATGCTGCATCCATTGTAATTATATATGTTACTCTTGGTTTAACGATTACTTTGACATTAGGTCCGGATGCTCTTAATGCGCTGGCAAGCAATGGTATTGTCAACTTTATTTTCTTTTTGATATTCGTTGTATTTGCAATTTCCTTTTTAGGAGCATTCGAAATAACGCTGCCAAATAGCTGGGTTGATAAATCAGATAGTATGGCGGATAAAGGCGGATTAATTGGCATATTTTTTATGGCTTTTACTTTAGCACTCGTATCATTTTCATGCACAGGTCCTATTATTGGAAGTCTTTTGGTAGAAGCTGCAATTGGCGGCAGTATTACAGGTCCCGTTATCGGAATGTTTGGATTTGCTCTTGCATTATCAATCCCGTTTATGCTCTTTGCCGCTTTTCCGAGTATGCTGAAAAAATTACCAAAATCAGGCAGCTGGATTGGTAAGGTAAAAGTTATTTTGGGATTTTTGGAATTAGCTCTGGCTCTAAAATTCTTATCTACTTTTGATTTGGTGTACAAACTTGGAATATTAAAAAGAGAGATTTTTATAGCGGTCTGGATTGTTATTTTTTCAATGTTTGGACTTTATATGCTTGGAAAATTAAAATTTGAAGAGGAGGAGGAAAACACGTCAAAAGTTTCAATAAGCGGTTTCATATCTTCTATTCTGATTTTTAGTTTTGTGGTATATCTGATACCCGGACTTTGGGGTTCTCCTTTAAAATTAGTCAGCGGATTTTTGCCACCTTCTTTTTATAAGGAATGGAATCAAAATACTGCAAATACTGCGACAAATATGACCAGTACTGCAACAGAAAAAAATACCCAAACATGCCCGCAAAATCTAAACTGTTTTCACGATTATGAAGCAGGGCTGGCGTATGCTAAAAAAGTACACAAACCTATTTTGCTTGATTTTACAGGTTGGAGCTGCGTTAATTGCCGTAAAATGGAAGATAATGTGTGGAGCGAACCATCAGTATGGGATAAATTAAATAACAATTATGTATTGATTTCCCTATATGTAGATGATACGAGCCTGTTACCTGAAAATGAACAGATAATTTCGAAAACAACAGGCAAAAAAATAAAAACAGTTGGTAACAAATGGAGCGATTTTCAAACGGCTAAATTCCAAACTAATTCACAGCCTTATTATGTATTGATGGATAATGACGGAAATACGCTATCTAAACCGGTAGCATACGAACCTGATGCAAAAACGTATGCAGGATTTTTACAAAAAGGAATTGAAAATTTTAAATAA
- a CDS encoding DsbA family oxidoreductase, protein MKIEIWSDIMCPFCYIGKRQLETALAEFPDNEFEIEWKSFQLDPTITPQSGKDVYTFLAERKGISVEQSIEMHKGVVERAKSVGLDYHFDKAIISNSLTAHRIIHLAKAKKLGDEMEEIFFKAYFTEGKDLNDPQTLIELGVKAGLDSKEVQEVTENENLYLSDVKSDIREAQEIGVQGVPFFVFDRKYAVSGAQPVEAFVNTIREVQK, encoded by the coding sequence ATGAAAATAGAAATTTGGTCGGACATCATGTGTCCGTTTTGTTATATCGGAAAAAGACAACTGGAAACTGCTTTAGCTGAATTTCCAGATAATGAATTTGAAATTGAGTGGAAAAGCTTTCAACTTGATCCAACCATTACGCCACAATCAGGAAAAGACGTTTATACGTTTCTGGCTGAGCGAAAAGGTATTTCTGTTGAACAATCAATAGAAATGCATAAAGGTGTTGTAGAACGCGCAAAAAGCGTTGGTTTAGATTATCATTTTGATAAAGCTATTATCTCCAATTCACTTACCGCACATCGCATTATACATTTGGCAAAAGCTAAAAAGCTAGGCGACGAAATGGAAGAAATTTTCTTTAAGGCTTACTTTACTGAAGGAAAAGATTTAAACGATCCTCAAACTTTAATAGAATTAGGCGTAAAAGCAGGTTTAGATTCTAAAGAAGTGCAAGAAGTTACAGAAAATGAAAACCTTTATTTAAGCGATGTAAAAAGCGATATTAGAGAAGCACAGGAAATTGGCGTGCAAGGAGTTCCGTTTTTTGTTTTTGATCGAAAATATGCAGTTTCAGGAGCGCAGCCGGTTGAAGCTTTTGTAAATACGATTAGAGAAGTGCAGAAGTAG
- the dnaN gene encoding DNA polymerase III subunit beta, protein MKFIVSSSYLLKQLQVLGSVINSNNTLPILDNFLFELDNDALTVSASDLETTMSATLSIDSKSKGSVAVPAKLLLEILKTFPEQPLTFTVEDNNTVEISSNSGKYALAYAAGEEFPKAVHLEDPSVTLVPADVLATAVSKTIFAAGNDDLRPVMSGVFFQFSPEGLTFVATDAHKLVKYARTDVKASQVADFIMPKKPLNILKSILGSSDAEVKIEYNDSNATFSFDNYILMCRLIDGKYPNYEAVIPKENPNKLMIDRALFLSSVRRVAIFSNKTTHQIRLKIAGAELNVSAEDIDYSNKAEERLTCDYQGDDLQIGFNSRFLTEMLTNLQSDMIMLEMSLPNRAGILTPVDGLEEGETVTMLVMPVMLNS, encoded by the coding sequence ATGAAATTTATAGTATCGAGTTCGTACTTATTAAAACAATTACAAGTTTTAGGTAGTGTAATCAACAGTAACAATACGTTGCCTATTTTAGATAACTTTCTATTTGAACTAGACAATGATGCGTTGACAGTTTCAGCTTCAGATCTTGAAACCACAATGTCTGCTACATTATCTATCGATTCTAAAAGTAAAGGAAGCGTTGCTGTTCCTGCTAAACTTTTGCTTGAAATTTTAAAAACGTTTCCGGAACAACCTTTAACTTTTACAGTTGAAGATAATAATACTGTTGAAATTAGTTCAAATTCAGGAAAATATGCCTTAGCGTATGCTGCCGGAGAAGAATTTCCAAAAGCTGTACATCTTGAAGATCCATCTGTAACACTTGTTCCTGCTGATGTTTTGGCAACTGCTGTAAGCAAAACTATTTTTGCTGCCGGAAACGACGATTTACGTCCGGTAATGTCAGGGGTTTTCTTTCAGTTTTCACCAGAGGGATTAACTTTTGTTGCAACAGATGCTCATAAATTAGTAAAATATGCCCGTACAGATGTAAAAGCATCTCAGGTTGCAGATTTTATTATGCCTAAAAAACCTTTAAATATCTTAAAAAGTATTTTAGGATCTTCTGATGCAGAAGTAAAAATTGAATACAACGATTCGAATGCGACTTTTTCATTCGATAATTATATTTTAATGTGTCGTTTAATCGACGGAAAATACCCAAATTACGAAGCGGTAATTCCAAAAGAAAATCCAAATAAATTAATGATCGATCGTGCTTTATTTTTAAGCTCTGTTCGTCGTGTTGCGATTTTCTCAAACAAAACAACACACCAAATTCGTTTAAAAATTGCAGGAGCTGAATTAAATGTTTCTGCCGAAGATATCGATTACTCTAACAAAGCCGAAGAAAGATTAACTTGTGATTATCAAGGAGATGATCTTCAAATTGGTTTCAACTCACGTTTTTTAACGGAGATGCTGACCAACTTACAATCAGATATGATTATGTTAGAGATGTCATTGCCAAACAGAGCCGGGATTCTTACCCCTGTTGATGGCTTAGAAGAAGGAGAAACGGTTACCATGTTGGTAATGCCCGTAATGTTAAATAGTTAA
- a CDS encoding universal stress protein, translated as MKKILFPTDFSDAATNAFVHALEFAKIVNAELILLHTFEIPVYDSQFFPENYASIYSSIELAKFEMFKDEIPKLRSIAAERNLSDIVIKHRLMDGDLLYNLKNAVEEDQIDFVIMGTTGSSDWTKFFLGSNTSSVISGVQVPVLCVPVNANFKKIKTIGFTTRYRDKDKKELKKVLKIAKKTNAKVKSLYVKTSNSDVSDATVKEWEMEFAGENIEFLVLPSDEVKETILDFILYKDIDILTTITHKKSFFESIFESSFTKKITKEVSVPVLIMHED; from the coding sequence ATGAAAAAAATATTATTCCCTACCGATTTTTCTGATGCCGCCACAAATGCTTTTGTGCACGCATTAGAATTTGCAAAAATTGTGAACGCCGAGCTTATTTTGTTACATACTTTTGAGATTCCGGTGTACGATAGTCAATTTTTTCCTGAAAACTATGCTTCAATTTATAGCTCGATAGAATTAGCAAAATTTGAAATGTTTAAAGATGAAATTCCAAAATTACGATCCATTGCAGCAGAGCGAAATTTAAGCGATATAGTTATAAAACACCGTTTAATGGATGGAGATTTATTATATAACCTCAAAAATGCTGTTGAAGAAGATCAGATTGATTTTGTAATTATGGGAACAACAGGCAGTTCAGACTGGACAAAATTTTTCCTGGGTTCAAATACAAGCTCCGTAATTTCAGGAGTTCAGGTTCCGGTTTTATGCGTTCCTGTAAATGCAAATTTCAAGAAAATTAAAACAATTGGATTTACAACCCGTTATCGTGATAAGGATAAAAAGGAACTTAAAAAAGTACTGAAAATCGCAAAGAAAACAAATGCAAAAGTAAAAAGTTTGTATGTTAAAACTTCAAATTCAGATGTTTCTGATGCGACCGTTAAAGAGTGGGAAATGGAATTTGCCGGCGAAAACATAGAATTTCTGGTTTTGCCAAGCGATGAAGTAAAAGAAACTATTCTTGATTTTATACTTTATAAAGACATTGATATATTAACAACCATAACGCATAAAAAATCTTTCTTTGAAAGTATTTTCGAATCCAGTTTTACAAAAAAAATCACCAAAGAAGTTTCTGTGCCTGTTTTAATCATGCATGAAGACTAA
- the msrB gene encoding peptide-methionine (R)-S-oxide reductase MsrB gives MKNIIFSYMLVLIAGFSYAQNQKSDKGHENNPYYSVTDTKKLNVSNDEWKKVLPIDLYLVAREQNTEKPFTGKYWKSSTKGKYYCAACGNLLFKSDAKFASSCGWPSFYEPLTKNSVSYKRDNSYGMVRTEVLCGRCDAHLGHIFDDGPAPTYKRFCMNSICLDFEPDMASSEK, from the coding sequence ATGAAAAATATCATTTTTAGCTATATGCTCGTCTTAATTGCGGGCTTTAGTTATGCCCAAAATCAGAAATCAGATAAAGGACATGAAAACAATCCGTATTACTCTGTAACTGACACTAAAAAATTGAACGTGTCTAACGATGAATGGAAAAAAGTATTACCAATTGATCTTTATTTAGTAGCCAGAGAACAAAATACCGAAAAACCATTTACGGGAAAATACTGGAAAAGCAGTACAAAAGGAAAATATTATTGTGCAGCCTGCGGAAATCTGCTTTTTAAATCAGACGCCAAGTTTGCCAGCAGTTGCGGCTGGCCTAGTTTTTATGAGCCGCTCACAAAAAATAGTGTAAGCTACAAAAGAGACAACTCATACGGTATGGTTCGTACCGAAGTTCTCTGCGGACGATGTGACGCCCATTTGGGACATATATTTGATGATGGTCCGGCGCCCACTTATAAAAGGTTCTGCATGAATTCTATTTGTCTTGATTTTGAACCGGACATGGCATCTTCTGAAAAATAA
- the mnmE gene encoding tRNA uridine-5-carboxymethylaminomethyl(34) synthesis GTPase MnmE, whose translation MINQDSIVALATPSGAGAIAIIRISGSEAITIGNSVFKSIKNKDLTKQKTHTLHLGHIMDDLKTLDEVLVSVFKGPNSYTGEDTIEISCHGSSYIQQQIIQLLLRKGCRMADAGEFTLRAFLNGKLDLSQAEAVADLISSDNEASHQIAMQQMRGGFSNEIAKLREELLNFASLIELELDFAEEDVEFADRTQFHELLNRIEFVLKRLIDSFAVGNVIKNGIPVAIVGEPNVGKSTLLNALLNEERAIVSDIAGTTRDTIEDELVIGGIGFRFIDTAGIRETKDVVESIGIKKTFEKIDQAQVVIFLFDGFKFQVSGSDYILEIEKVKNKYPLKPILVVVNKVDLLGDNEIKKINEKLETLNLKLLKISAKENIGVDDLKNELLSFVNTGALRNNETIVTNTRHYDSLLKALDEITKVKFGLETNLSSDLIALDIREALYQFGLITGQVSNDELLGNIFANFCIGK comes from the coding sequence ATGATAAATCAAGATTCTATAGTTGCATTAGCAACGCCATCGGGAGCCGGAGCTATTGCTATAATTCGAATTTCAGGTTCTGAAGCAATCACTATTGGAAATTCGGTTTTTAAATCCATCAAAAACAAAGATTTAACCAAACAAAAAACGCATACTTTGCATTTGGGTCATATTATGGATGATTTAAAAACGCTTGATGAAGTTTTGGTTTCTGTTTTTAAAGGTCCAAATTCTTATACCGGCGAAGATACTATCGAAATCTCCTGTCACGGATCATCTTATATTCAGCAGCAGATTATTCAGTTATTATTGAGAAAAGGCTGCAGAATGGCTGATGCGGGTGAATTTACGCTAAGAGCTTTCCTGAACGGAAAACTTGATTTGTCGCAGGCAGAAGCTGTTGCCGATTTGATTTCGTCAGATAATGAAGCTTCTCACCAAATTGCGATGCAGCAAATGCGTGGAGGTTTTAGTAATGAAATTGCTAAACTGCGTGAAGAACTTTTAAATTTTGCTTCTTTAATTGAATTAGAATTGGACTTTGCCGAAGAAGATGTGGAGTTTGCAGACAGAACTCAGTTTCATGAGTTATTGAATCGGATTGAGTTTGTTTTAAAACGTTTAATCGACTCATTTGCAGTTGGAAATGTGATTAAAAACGGAATTCCGGTTGCTATTGTTGGAGAACCAAACGTAGGGAAATCGACTTTGCTAAACGCTTTATTAAATGAAGAACGCGCCATTGTTTCTGATATTGCCGGAACAACCCGCGATACTATTGAAGATGAATTGGTTATTGGCGGAATTGGTTTTAGATTTATTGATACTGCCGGAATTCGCGAAACTAAAGATGTTGTTGAAAGTATTGGAATCAAAAAAACTTTCGAAAAAATAGATCAGGCGCAAGTTGTTATCTTTTTGTTTGATGGTTTCAAGTTTCAGGTTTCAGGTTCTGACTATATTCTGGAAATTGAAAAAGTTAAAAATAAATATCCTTTAAAACCGATATTAGTTGTTGTAAATAAAGTTGATTTGTTAGGCGACAATGAGATTAAAAAGATCAATGAAAAACTTGAAACTTTGAACCTGAAACTTTTAAAAATTTCAGCGAAGGAAAATATTGGAGTTGATGATTTGAAGAATGAATTACTTTCTTTTGTAAATACCGGAGCTCTTCGTAATAACGAAACTATAGTCACAAATACAAGACATTATGATTCGTTACTTAAAGCTTTAGACGAAATTACTAAGGTAAAATTTGGACTTGAAACAAATCTTTCAAGCGACTTAATTGCTCTTGATATTCGCGAGGCTTTATATCAATTTGGTCTTATTACGGGTCAGGTTTCTAATGACGAATTGCTGGGGAATATTTTTGCTAATTTCTGCATCGGAAAATAA